A genomic segment from Rickettsiella endosymbiont of Miltochrista miniata encodes:
- a CDS encoding beta-ketoacyl-ACP synthase III: protein MKYSRIAGTGSYLPERILTNAELEKMVATTDEWIVERTGIRERHIIGPNDSTASMATAAAKKALLAADVTAKDIELIIVATSTPDKFFPSTACLVQAALGEDGCPAFDVVAACAGFNYALSVADQFIRNGVVQTALVIGSESMSNIINWEDRSTCILFGDGAGAVLLQAAKEPGIISAHLHAAGSYKDLLSLGTGLKKDDVPHLKMQGSDVFKIAVNKLSAVLEETLAANKINKKDIDWLIPHQANLRIIQAMANKLKMTMQHVVVTLDQHGNTSAASIPLALDVAVRDGRVQRGQLLLMESFGAGLTWGSALVRY from the coding sequence ATGAAATATTCACGTATTGCAGGCACCGGTAGTTATTTGCCGGAAAGAATACTAACCAATGCCGAACTTGAAAAAATGGTGGCTACCACGGATGAATGGATAGTCGAACGTACCGGCATACGCGAACGTCACATTATTGGTCCTAACGATAGCACCGCGAGTATGGCGACCGCGGCTGCAAAAAAAGCCTTGCTGGCGGCCGATGTTACCGCAAAAGATATAGAGCTGATTATCGTTGCCACGAGCACCCCCGATAAATTTTTTCCTAGTACCGCCTGTTTAGTACAAGCGGCGTTGGGTGAAGATGGTTGCCCGGCCTTTGATGTCGTAGCGGCTTGCGCGGGTTTTAATTATGCTTTGAGTGTTGCTGATCAATTTATTCGTAACGGTGTGGTTCAGACGGCACTCGTCATCGGCAGTGAAAGCATGTCGAATATTATCAATTGGGAAGATCGTTCGACCTGTATTTTATTTGGTGACGGGGCCGGTGCGGTGCTCCTGCAAGCCGCCAAAGAACCAGGCATTATTTCTGCCCATCTACATGCTGCGGGATCTTATAAAGATTTATTGTCACTAGGTACCGGTTTAAAAAAGGATGATGTTCCGCATCTTAAAATGCAAGGTAGTGATGTGTTTAAGATTGCGGTGAATAAATTAAGTGCGGTATTAGAAGAAACTTTAGCCGCGAATAAGATAAATAAAAAAGATATTGATTGGTTAATTCCGCATCAGGCTAATTTACGTATTATTCAAGCCATGGCGAATAAACTTAAAATGACCATGCAGCATGTGGTGGTGACATTAGATCAACATGGCAATACATCAGCTGCTTCTATTCCGTTAGCTTTAGATGTTGCGGTGCGAGATGGCCGTGTGCAACGTGGACAATTATTATTAATGGAAAGCTTTGGCGCAGGGTTAACCTGGGGTTCTGCTTTAGTACGCTACTAA
- the fabD gene encoding ACP S-malonyltransferase has protein sequence MTKKIAFIFPGQGSQTLGMLAEFAKDYPLIQETFMEASHVLKFDLWELCQEGPEAALNQTENTQPALLTASVALWRVWKQQRGIKPTFMAGHSLGEYSALVCGDALDFMTAVRLVAERGRLMQAAVPPGVGAMAAIVGLDNDKLQALCESLAEGQVLAPANYNAIGQTVVAGNAAAVGRLVEHAKQAGAKLAKLIPVSVPSHCALMKPAAEHLAETLQTIHISVPHIPFINNVDVGIEHDPIMIKKALVEQLYNPVRWVEIIQALEKRGIEEFIECGPGKVLTGLNKRITSIPTLSIQDPEILQEALIG, from the coding sequence ATGACTAAAAAAATTGCATTTATTTTTCCGGGGCAAGGTTCGCAAACATTAGGTATGTTAGCCGAGTTTGCTAAAGACTATCCTTTAATTCAAGAAACATTCATGGAGGCTTCACACGTCTTAAAGTTTGATTTATGGGAATTGTGTCAAGAAGGTCCAGAGGCTGCACTCAATCAAACGGAAAATACACAACCGGCTTTGTTGACAGCGAGCGTGGCTTTATGGCGAGTTTGGAAGCAACAGCGTGGTATTAAACCGACCTTTATGGCAGGTCATAGCTTGGGTGAATACTCTGCATTAGTATGCGGCGATGCGCTGGACTTTATGACAGCGGTACGTTTGGTGGCTGAACGAGGACGTTTAATGCAGGCAGCAGTTCCGCCTGGCGTCGGTGCGATGGCGGCTATCGTGGGTTTAGACAATGATAAATTACAGGCTTTATGTGAGTCGCTGGCTGAAGGTCAAGTCTTAGCGCCAGCGAATTATAATGCCATCGGACAAACGGTGGTGGCAGGGAATGCGGCTGCGGTGGGTCGATTGGTCGAACACGCCAAACAAGCCGGTGCTAAATTAGCGAAACTTATTCCCGTTAGTGTGCCATCACATTGTGCTTTAATGAAACCCGCTGCAGAACATTTAGCAGAAACCTTGCAAACTATTCATATTTCAGTACCCCATATCCCTTTTATCAATAATGTCGATGTCGGTATCGAACACGATCCGATTATGATAAAAAAAGCTTTAGTCGAACAACTGTATAATCCCGTACGTTGGGTAGAAATAATTCAAGCGCTTGAGAAACGTGGGATCGAAGAATTTATTGAATGTGGTCCGGGCAAAGTATTAACCGGTTTAAATAAGCGTATCACATCGATACCCACACTCTCGATACAGGATCCGGAAATACTCCAAGAAGCCTTAATCGGTTAA
- the fabG gene encoding 3-oxoacyl-ACP reductase FabG, producing the protein MLLKNKVALVTGASRGIGAAIAVALAQQGALVAGTATSVAGAEKISHTLQEQGLKGKGFVLNLNDEASIKNLMGELATFGLPNILVNNAGITRDNLLLRMKADEWNAVLETNLSAVFKLTQLCLKPMLKAQYGRIINIASIVGCTGNPGQANYAAAKAGLIGFTKALAQEVATRHITANVVAPGFVETDMTRQLNEKQRTSLLEKIPVRRLGSAMDIAHACVFLASEWADYVTGNTLHVNGGMYMN; encoded by the coding sequence ATGTTATTAAAGAATAAAGTCGCTTTGGTAACCGGCGCCAGTCGTGGTATTGGCGCAGCGATTGCTGTCGCGCTAGCACAACAAGGTGCACTGGTTGCTGGAACAGCAACCAGTGTTGCCGGCGCAGAAAAAATTTCCCACACATTGCAAGAGCAAGGCTTGAAAGGTAAAGGTTTTGTTTTAAATTTAAACGATGAAGCGTCGATAAAAAATTTAATGGGCGAATTAGCTACGTTTGGGCTGCCTAATATATTGGTGAATAATGCAGGCATTACGCGTGATAATCTTTTATTGCGGATGAAAGCTGATGAATGGAATGCTGTGCTAGAGACTAATTTAAGCGCCGTTTTTAAATTAACGCAACTGTGTTTAAAGCCGATGTTGAAAGCACAGTATGGACGTATTATTAATATTGCTTCTATAGTAGGGTGTACTGGAAATCCAGGCCAAGCCAATTATGCCGCTGCAAAAGCCGGATTAATCGGTTTTACTAAAGCTTTAGCGCAAGAAGTTGCAACACGGCATATCACTGCTAATGTTGTGGCGCCAGGATTTGTAGAAACCGATATGACCCGTCAATTAAATGAAAAGCAACGCACATCGTTACTAGAAAAAATTCCAGTGCGACGATTAGGCTCAGCGATGGACATCGCGCATGCCTGTGTTTTTTTAGCATCGGAGTGGGCTGACTATGTGACAGGTAATACTTTACATGTCAACGGCGGAATGTATATGAATTGA
- the acpP gene encoding acyl carrier protein, translating into MSTIEERVKKVVVNQLEIKEEEATMEASFVDDLGADSLDTVELVMALEEEFDTEIPDEEAEKIRTIQQAVDYIKQHQVETEDSEETEE; encoded by the coding sequence GTGAGTACAATCGAAGAACGTGTCAAGAAGGTAGTGGTTAATCAACTTGAAATAAAAGAAGAAGAAGCCACTATGGAAGCTTCTTTTGTCGATGATTTAGGTGCCGATTCTTTAGACACCGTCGAATTAGTCATGGCTTTAGAAGAAGAATTCGATACCGAAATCCCAGATGAAGAAGCTGAAAAAATTCGCACTATTCAGCAAGCCGTCGATTATATCAAACAACATCAAGTCGAAACTGAAGACTCTGAAGAAACTGAAGAATAA
- the fabF gene encoding beta-ketoacyl-ACP synthase II, protein MMTPLGLNTKTTWEAILAGKSGVSAITQFDVSAFPCQISASVRDFQAEKYGITPKDGRKMDLFIQYGLAAAIEAMADSKLEVTEKNADRIGVAVGSGIGGLPFIEENHTKLEQGGPRKISPFFIPGAITNMLAGQISIRYGLRGPNIAVVTACTTGTHNIGLGARTILYGDADVMVVGGSEMATTPLGLGGFSACRALSNRNKDPQAASRPWDKARDGFVLGDGAGVLVLEEYERAKQRNAPIYAELVGFGMSADAYHMTSPAPDGQGAMTAMLNTLHDANIDKEKVAYINAHATSTLQGDYLELRAIRRVFGEYAKKMAISSTKSMTGHLLGAAGAVEAIFTILALKEQKAPPTINLDNPGNPPELNIPDDDFVDLNFVPNVPQELKMDYALSNSFGFGGTNASLLFARL, encoded by the coding sequence ATGATGACACCGTTAGGTCTTAATACCAAAACAACTTGGGAAGCGATATTGGCAGGAAAAAGCGGCGTTTCTGCTATCACCCAATTTGATGTTTCCGCTTTTCCCTGTCAAATTTCTGCCAGTGTGCGTGATTTTCAAGCAGAAAAATATGGTATTACACCGAAAGATGGCCGCAAAATGGATTTATTTATTCAATACGGTTTAGCGGCGGCAATAGAAGCGATGGCGGATTCAAAACTCGAAGTGACTGAAAAAAATGCCGACAGGATCGGTGTTGCGGTAGGCTCAGGGATTGGTGGTTTACCTTTCATTGAAGAAAACCACACTAAATTAGAACAAGGTGGCCCCAGAAAAATATCTCCTTTTTTTATCCCGGGTGCTATTACCAATATGTTAGCCGGTCAAATTTCTATACGCTATGGGTTACGCGGTCCTAATATTGCCGTAGTAACGGCCTGTACCACGGGTACACACAATATCGGTTTGGGTGCAAGGACCATACTTTATGGCGATGCAGATGTCATGGTAGTGGGCGGTTCAGAAATGGCGACGACACCGTTAGGTTTAGGTGGATTTTCTGCTTGTCGTGCTTTATCTAATCGTAACAAAGATCCACAAGCGGCCAGTCGTCCATGGGATAAAGCGCGCGATGGTTTTGTGTTAGGCGACGGCGCCGGTGTTTTAGTTCTAGAAGAATATGAACGCGCCAAACAACGTAATGCACCAATCTACGCCGAATTGGTGGGTTTTGGTATGAGTGCCGATGCTTATCATATGACCAGTCCAGCGCCAGACGGGCAGGGTGCGATGACAGCGATGTTAAATACTTTGCATGATGCCAATATCGATAAAGAAAAAGTCGCTTATATCAATGCGCATGCCACATCGACGTTACAAGGTGATTATTTAGAGTTAAGAGCCATCCGTCGTGTGTTTGGCGAATATGCAAAAAAGATGGCGATTAGTTCGACTAAATCGATGACCGGCCATTTGTTAGGTGCAGCGGGCGCGGTGGAAGCTATTTTTACTATTTTGGCACTCAAAGAACAAAAGGCGCCGCCGACTATTAATTTAGATAATCCAGGCAATCCACCTGAGCTCAATATTCCTGATGATGATTTTGTCGATCTGAATTTTGTCCCGAATGTACCACAAGAATTAAAAATGGATTATGCGTTATCTAATTCTTTTGGATTTGGTGGAACCAATGCGTCATTGCTGTTTGCAAGATTGTGA
- the mltG gene encoding endolytic transglycosylase MltG, with translation MKRLTLIALVILVVAFLLTYFVAHYHRFLQSPLSKTQTIHIVFAPGASVHHLIADLQQLGDMPHPRFFLLLAYVKGATSKLKPGEYQFDPGTTPGQMLDQMLAGKAIFHRFTIVEGWTFQQLINALNNLTVVKHQLNHISPEQILANLGLPAQNPEGLFYPATYYFSAGSKDSDLLKWSYQLMEKKLHEAWKARADDLPYKTSYQALIAASLVEKETAIAKERPMIAGVIVRRLQAGIPLQIDASIIYGLGVHYTGKLTIEDLRKDTPYNTYTRRGLPPTPIGSPSLASIVAVLHPDHSQNLYFVAKGDGTHQFSAHLAEHNLAVQLYQLDRRYPYVKKRRSCQSLWYLSKSMRTFFCKLNEL, from the coding sequence ATGAAGAGATTGACTCTGATTGCCTTAGTCATTCTGGTCGTCGCTTTTTTATTAACCTATTTTGTTGCGCATTATCACCGGTTTTTACAATCGCCTTTAAGTAAAACGCAAACGATACACATTGTATTTGCACCTGGTGCTTCGGTGCATCATTTAATCGCGGACTTACAGCAGCTAGGCGACATGCCACATCCGCGTTTTTTCTTATTATTAGCCTATGTTAAAGGAGCGACCAGTAAATTAAAACCTGGTGAATATCAATTTGATCCAGGGACGACGCCCGGTCAGATGTTGGACCAAATGTTAGCCGGAAAAGCCATTTTTCATCGCTTTACCATTGTTGAAGGGTGGACGTTTCAACAATTAATCAACGCATTAAATAATTTAACCGTCGTTAAACATCAACTAAATCACATATCACCGGAACAAATCTTAGCTAATTTGGGTTTACCCGCGCAGAATCCGGAAGGTTTATTTTATCCTGCGACGTATTATTTCAGCGCTGGATCTAAAGATAGCGATTTATTAAAATGGTCCTATCAGTTAATGGAAAAAAAATTACATGAAGCCTGGAAAGCGCGCGCTGACGATTTACCGTATAAAACTTCTTATCAAGCACTGATAGCCGCCTCCTTAGTTGAAAAAGAAACCGCGATTGCTAAAGAACGACCGATGATTGCGGGTGTGATCGTGCGGCGTTTGCAGGCGGGTATCCCTTTGCAAATTGATGCCAGTATTATTTATGGTTTAGGTGTACATTACACGGGTAAACTAACTATTGAAGATCTACGTAAAGACACACCTTACAATACCTATACACGTAGAGGTTTGCCACCTACACCGATAGGCAGTCCGAGTTTGGCTTCCATTGTTGCTGTTTTGCATCCGGATCATAGTCAAAATTTATATTTTGTAGCAAAAGGCGATGGCACACATCAGTTTTCTGCGCATTTAGCTGAACATAATTTAGCGGTACAACTTTATCAACTCGATCGACGTTATCCGTACGTGAAGAAAAGAAGATCCTGTCAAAGTCTTTGGTATCTCAGTAAGTCGATGCGGACGTTTTTTTGTAAACTGAATGAACTTTAG